The Terriglobia bacterium genome includes the window TTGACTGGCCGACGGAGGCTTTCCCTCGGTTTTTCTCCTATCCTAAATGGAAGTGTGCTTGTGCGCTGGGATCAGACTGCGAAGGTTCCAGTGTAAGCTTGCCCACTTCGGGAGGAGATCTCGCACGGAACTTTCCGGAAAATGAGCCTGACAAATAGAAGAGAAAATAGAAAATCATTCCGGAACGGCCCCCGACAGAGGGTCGAGAAAATCGAGAAAAGCGCATGAACTCATCTTGTGAAAGCCTTCCTACCCCGGGTTCATGTGAAAGAGGGAACGGAATCTCCCCAACTCAAGTTCACAGAACAAGAAAGTGACCGTTATGAAGCCCATCAAAATGGCAAACTCACCTTCGAGTGCACGTGTTGATCTGCCCCTGGCCCTTTCGATTGCTCTATTCCTTTTTCTCTTCCTTGCCCCCACGAGATCAGTAGTGGCAGATCAAACCCCAACCCTCAACTTTGCGGCCGCACGGACCTATCGTGTCGGGGGCCTTCCAAAATCGATCGTGATTGGTGATTTCAATAACGACGGGATCAAGGACCTGGCTGTAGCAAACAAGGGGACGAATAATCCATTCTATCTTTCTTGAACATTCAGGGAGGAATTATGACAAACCGCGAAGCAGGTCTGTTGGGAGGTAAACTCCTGGGCTTATATACATTCATCATTGCTCTCTCCGCCCTCCAGGCCCCGATCTCGTACTTGTATCTCGGAAAAATCAACAATCAAAGCACTCCAACAGTTTTGCTGGCATTCATCTTCGCCTTTGTTCCCTCCATTCTGCTTTTTCTTTTTGGCTACTATTTGTACTTTAACGCGGGCGCCCTGGGAACCTGGGAGGATCCCGAAAAACAAGTTTCCGGGAGCAGCGCGGGCATGACGCCACAGGTTGTCCAGCGAATCGCTTTCTCGGTGGTTGGCCTCCTTATTCTTGATGGGGCTATTGCCCATTGGGGAATGGTCGTGCCCAACCTCTTTTTCCCTTTCCAGCGTCACGATGCATACTTCTGGGTTCACCTTGCAGAAGCTTTGATTCAGACCGCCCTTGGCCTGTGGT containing:
- a CDS encoding VCBS repeat-containing protein yields the protein MKPIKMANSPSSARVDLPLALSIALFLFLFLAPTRSVVADQTPTLNFAAARTYRVGGLPKSIVIGDFNNDGIKDLAVANKGTNNPFYLS